The DNA region CTCGAAGTAGCCTGTTAAATCAGTCCAGTCCGCGAGCTTCCGATCAGCACCAATCTCATGACCGAAGTGATCGACGGGAGCTGGAACGCTTTGCGCGTTGATGGACGGGGAGTAGACGAGGGCTGCTGCGATCACCGCGATAAGGCGACGGAACAAAAGAGGTCCTCCAGGCGGCCCGAGGCTGTTTAAATACCGAGCCGCGAACGGGTTTCAGGTGGAAACAGATGGTATATCAGGTGCACGCAAGCGGCAACGGATCTAACGCAGAGTCGCCGTGACCAGCTCAATCACCACCCCCGCGCGGTGCTCCCCTCGAGCAGCCCGATGATCGGGCCTCTGAGCCCATCGGCGTTCCCAACCTGCGCCCAAGACGAATCTCCGAAATGTCTATGAGTATGGAGCCCCCGGACTTGACCTTCTGGACCTTCTGGCCAGCAATCAGCGCCCGCAACATGGTCGGGAGACCCGTCAGCGCCACGGCAAGGGCCCCGGTAGCCACAGCCTCAGCCATCGCAGCAGGTCCAAGTCGTGAGCCGCACTCAAGGCGTTGCCTGTACCCCACGACGGGAGAAACGACAGCGACCTAGTGCGCTGACTACCCAACGTGCGCCGCGGTCTGCAGCCGATACACTTCGGTTGGGTCCAACCCCCAAACCAAGTATGGGACGAGGAAAAAGCGGCGCAGATATCCTGGGTCGGCGCTAGTCCGGCCGGCGGTCACAATCCCGTCGGCTGGTCCAGGAACTGGCTCTCCAGGCCGAACCTTTCGCCGAGGTGCTGTGCTAGGGCACGTACACCAAAGGTTTCAGTCGCGTAGTGCCCGGCAAACAGAACGTGTATTCCGAATTCTCCAGCGTCGAAGTACGTGTGATGCGATCCCTCACCGGTCACGAACGCGTGCAGCCCCAATTCGGCGGCCTCTCTGACGAAAGCTCCTCCACCCCCAGTCAGAACGCCAACACGCAGGATCTGCTGCGGGCCGCCCCGTAGCACCTCGACTCGCCCTCCACACACCGCCACCGATACCCGTCCCTGGAGGCCCTCAAGGGAGATTGGTTCGTTGGTCTCACCCCACCAGCCAAGCCTCGCGCCCTTGTAGTCTCCAATTCTTCCGAGCGGCGTCACCCCGATCGCGCGCGCGAGCAGGATGCAGTTCCCGACCTCCGCATGACTGTCGAGCGGCAGGTGGCAGCTATAAAGCCCGATATTGGCCTCAAACAGTGCCCTTGCACGGCGCCCGAGCCGCCCCGTCAGCGGCAAGTGCCCGTCCCAGAAGATCCCGTGATGGACGATCATCAGGTCGGCACCCAGCGCGGCTGCAGCTGTGATGGATGCCTGCGACGCATCCACTGCTGTGACAACCTTTGTCACTTCAGTGGGCCCCTCGACCTGAAGCCCGTTCAGGGCCGTGGCATAATCAGGGTGCCCGGAAATCCCGAGGTATCCGTCCAGGTACTGGAGCAGTGATTCCAATTTCACGGAACTACCTCACAAAGCATCAGGGTCGATGGGTTGGGAAAGGTGTGGGCAATTCCAGAAAACCGCAGTCAGTGCAACGGTAGAACGGCGCCAGGTCATCATCCCCAAGTCAGCCGCGGGATGGTATGGCGGCCGCCTTCCCAAGGTCCGGCGTGGATCGGGTTCGCTCTCCAGGGGCGGCTTTTTCAATGGCCCTGGGCGACTCAGAGCCCATATGAACACTTCCGTTCAGAACTGCACCTTCCTCCAGTTGCATTCGGCGAGTGTGAACGTCACCCTCGATGTGACACGTCGATTGGAGCTCCAATCGGGACGCCGCCACCAAGGTACCCTCCACTCGACCCGAAATGACGGCGTCCTGCGTGGTGATATCCCCGCTCACGACGCCCTTTTTGCCGATCACTACAGCCTTTCCGGCTTTGATGTAGCCCTCTACCGAGCCCTCGACCCGCAACGTTCCATCGGTCTCGCAGTCTCCGACGATGGTCATTCCGGGGCCAATGATCGAAATCACAGATTCGGACGGAGTCGCTGCACTGTCGCGGTCACGTGCCATACTGGCCTCGCCTCATACCTTATTAATGATTGAAATCAAATGTACGCCAGAGGGGCACCCCCCGACCATAGGCGGGCAATAGCATGCAGCTAGCCGGGCTGCTCAACTAAGGTCATCGGGTCGACCGGCTCTCCCTCGACTAGGACCTCAAAATGAAGATGGGGTCCCGTAGAACGACCGGTTGAGCCGCTTAGGGCGACCACTTGCCGCTCTCTCACCGGTTGCCCGAGGGATACGAGAGTCATGGACGCATGGCCGTACAAGGTCACATACCCCTCGCCGTGGTCGATGACAACAAAGAGACCATACACAGCGTCCTCCCCAACGTCGACAATTGTCCCACCACCGGACGCCCGAATGTACGAATCGCTCGCCACAGCAATATCGAGCCCAGGGTGCTGTGCGTTTTTGCCGCCGTGCAGCTCCTGAGTAACAAAGCCGCGCTCGCTGAGTGGCCAGGAGGTGGGGCGGGTGGCGCCCCCCCGTCGCTCTCGCTCGCCCCCGTCGTCGCGACGTGGAGCGGACACTGGAGAAAGCCACAATCCTGTTCGTTGTTCCGGTTGCGCGGCCCCGAACATAGTCCGAAGGGCACCGTACTGCTCTTCGATCGATTCAAGGCGCCGGACGAGTGCCCGCGTGCGCGCCCTATCGCGCGTCATGATTTCAACTTCAGCTTGCAATTCACCGACCCCCGTCGCTCTGGCTGCGAGGTACCACCAGGATCCGGCCATGATCGTCAACAGCAAGGCGACAACGGAGCAGGTAGCAGCCAAAGCCCGAAGGTGCCTATAGGAAACGGTCAGGGTCCGCGTTTCTCCTCCGTCTGGAAGCAACATGACGGTGAGTTTCCGACGACTGGAGCCCTCGGTCACTCGACGATCTCGGACATCAACTTCCCGGCGATCAGTTCGAAGACTCTCTCGAAATCTTCGTCGTTGTGATACTGAATATGGATCGACCCCTTGCCGCCGCGTGCCACGCGAACTTCAACCCTGGTCTGCAAATGATCCTGTAGTGCGCCTTCGATCGCCTGGACGACCGGCGACTTCAATTTCCCACCAGCAGGGCGCTTCCGCGCAGAACCAGCGGCACGGCGTTCCACCTCACGAACCGACCATCCTTCTTTAGCTGCCCGTCGTGCTAATTCTCGAGCCTGGGCGGGATCCTCCACGGTAAGGAGAGCCCGGGCATGCCCCTGACTCAAGTCACCTGCCTCGACCAGTTTGCGAATGGAGGACGGCAAGTTCAGTAACCGCAAAAGGTTGGCAACAGTCGACCGATCCTTCCCCACCGAGCGAGCAATATCTACCTGTTTCATACCAAACCGTTCGGCGAGCGCTTGGTAGCCCTCTGCTTCCTCCAACGGGTTCAACGCCTCTCGCTGAAGATTCTCTACTAGGGCCAGCACTAGGAGAGTCTCGTCATCGGCTTCTCTTACGACCACTGGCACCTCGGTCCACTCGAGCTTGTTGACCGCCCGGAATCGACGTTCGCCCGCTACGAGCTGGTAGCGGTCCGCAGTGCCAGGCGCGGGTCGCACTACGAGGGGCTGGAGTAGTCCATTTTCTCGGATCGACGACGTAAGGCCCCCTAGCTCAGAATCGGTAAACACTCGTCGCGGCTGCATAGGGTTCGGAATGACCGAGGAAAGCGGGAGCTTACGAACCTCACCGTCGGCCACTTCGGGCTCCAGATACTCACCGAGAAGAGCGCCCAAGCCTTTGCCTAGTCGGTCTCTAGCCATCATCACACTCCAGCAGTCGCAGCAACGGAAGCCCTGCTTCTGCGGTTAATCACCTCATGGGCGAGTGAAAGGTAGGCCTGTGCTCCGCTCGAAAGCACATCGTAAAGGACGATGGGCTGCCCGAAGCTCGGAGCTTCCGCCAGACGAACGTTCCGAGGGATAGACGATCGGTAGACCTTCGGACCGAAATACTCCCTCGCTTCCTCGCTCACCTGCCTGGAAAGGTTCAGGCGTTTGTCGAACATCGTAAGCAGGACACCCTCTACATCGAGGGTCGGATTCAAGCCCCGTTGCACAAGACGGACGGTATTCAGAAGCTGACTCAACCCCTCGAGGGCGTAGAACTCACACTGGATCGGTATCAAGACAGAGTCGGCAGCTGTCAGCGTATTGATGGTCAATAGCCCGAGGGACGGCGGGCAGTCCATGATGATGTAGTCATATTCATCCCTCAACGGCTCGAGCGCTTGCCGGAGAATCGTCTCTCTGCTGAGTGCAGAGACGAGTTCGATCTCGGCTCCTACCAGGTCCCGGGTGGATGGCACCACACTCAAAAACGGGAAATGTACATCCGGGACCACCGCCTCGTAGAGCTCATTCTGGCCGATCAGCACATTATAGATAGTGGCGCGGGAGGAACCGGTCGCGACACCGAGGCCACTCGTAGCGTTTCCCTGTGGGTCGATATCGAGCACCAAGGTTCGCTTCTCAGCGACAGCCAAGGATGCTCCCAGGTTGATGGCGGTAGTGGTCTTTCCGACTCCGCCCTTCTGGTTCGCAATCGCGATGACGTGGGCCATTCAGGTCCTTATTTGATTTACTCAGCGGGCGGGCAATATATCGAAGTCACAACCCGACGGGAACAGAAAAAAAGGCTGACCTGTCTCCATTTTTGGTTGAGCCTTGCTTTTATGGTCGATTCCAGTGCCTACAGAAAGACCGACGACACCAGAATCCCATGCGGTATATGAGAAAGTCGGGAGGTAGGGCCATGGGGCGACGCGGAAGTGTGCGGACCGCCTGGCTCCTCCTCTTGGCGGCGGTCGCAGCATGTGGCGGCGCGGGCCGCGTGACTCGGGTGGTCGCGCCCGAGATTCAGCCGCTCGTGGGGACCTGGGAGGCGGAGGCTTTCCGTGTGACGAACGACGCAGGCCCAAGCCAAGTCGCAACCTTTCTTCGCGCCGACGGCTCGTCCACAATGAACGGCCGGGAAAGTTCTGCCTACGCGGCGACTTCCTATTAGGGTGCCCTCATTAGCACTGTGTTCGGTCAGCTTTCCATCTCGTCCAATTTCTTCGCCCTGCGTCCAACCGGTGGAGATCCGAGCAACTCCGTGTTCGTGTTCCAATGCCAGGATTATTTGACCCCGGTCGAACCCACGGATTTTGATTTCACCTTGGTTCGGCTAGGGACCCAGCCCAGGCACACATCGAGCGAAAGCGACGATAGCAGGAAGGGCGCCGGCAGAGTGCCCGGAGCGTTTCACGTGAAACGAAGCGAAAGACCGGCCTCAACCGAGGCGGCCAGAGCCAGTAGCGTTTCACGTGAAACGCTAGCTGTGGTAGCCAAGGCCCATCCTAAGACAACATCCGGTATTTAGTTAGCCGGCGGCGCGCCAGAACGGAGTCGCCGCACCTCAAGGACTAGGTTCTGCAGATCCGCGGGTGAAACACCCGGGATTCGACCAGCCTGAGCCAGACTCCCCGGCCGGACTCTGGCCAACTTTTCCCTCGCCTCATAGGAAAGGGTCTCGAACGCTTCGTAGGGCAGGTTCTCGTCGAGGTGAAAGCCTGCCTGCCCCCGAAGGCGAAGGGCCCGTTCTCGCTCCCGCTGCACATACCCCTTGTACTTCAATTCGACCTCGACGGCCGCCAGGACCTCCTCAGATACGTCTCCCGGAGGTGGATCAGGTGCGATCGCGATCAAGTCCGCCGCCGAGACCTTCGGGCGCTTCAACAGCTCGACGGCCCGTACCGCATGAGGAATGCCGGTGGAGCCTGATCGCTTGAGGACAGGAGCAGCTGCCGTAGCAGGGATCGAGGTGTTCTCAAACCAGACCAAGACCCGATCCTCATCCACCAGACGGCGGCGAAGTGCGGCGTTCTGTGAGGTAGTGAGAAGGCCTCGTTGCTCAGCCAAGGTACCGAGCCTGCGCGGCGCATTGTCCTGCCGAAGCAGGAGCCGAAACTCTGCTCGAGACGTGAAGAGACGGTATGGCTCGTCCACTCCCCTGGTGACAAGATCATCGATCAGAACCCCGATGTAAGCCTCGTCTCGCTCCAGAACCATCGGTGCGTCGCCCCGAACCTGCATCGCTGCATTGATCCCAGCCAAGACCCCCTGCCCCGCCGCCTCTTCGTATCCCGTGGTCCCGTTGATCTGTCCCGCGAAGAATAGACCAGGCACGTCCCGGAGCTCGAGCGTGTGCCGAAGCTGGTGAGGCGGGAAGTAGTCATACTCGATCGCGTATCCGACCTTCGTCATGACGACCTCCTCCATCCCCGGGATCGTCCGGAGGAACTCAAGCTGAACCTCCGCCGGCAATGAGGTCGACAGTCCATTCACATACAGTTCCGTCGTGTCGAGCCCCTCAGGCTCCAGGAAGACTTGGTGTCGAGGAGCATTCGGAAACCGAACGATCTTGTCCTCGATCGAAGGGCAGTAACGCGGCCCTCGTCCGGCGATCTCGCCGCCGTAGAGCGCGCTCTTCATAAGGTTGCGGGTTACGACGTCCTTCAGTTCACCACCGGCATAGGTAATCCAGCACGGCCGCTGCTCCGGGATCACTTCCTGCGCATACGCCGCGAAACGGTAGAGCAAGTCGTCTCCGTCCTGCCGCTCTGTCTTCGAAAAGTCAACTGTCCGTCCGTCCACCCTCGGGGGGGTTCCGGTCTTGAAGCGAGCGACCTCGAGGCCGAGACCTTCGAGGCCCTCGGCCAAGGCGACCGACGGAGCCTCTCCCGCGCGACCAGCCTCGACCCCGGACTCCCCACCCACGTGAATGCGCCCGCGCAGGAACGTTCCCGTCGTGACGACAACGGATTGACCTTGGAACACCAGCCCGCCTCGAGTTCGAACACCCACGGCACGCCCCGAGTCCACCACGAGGTCGTCCACCATATCCTGGAAGAGATCCAGCATGGGCAGTCTGTCCAGGATGCGTCGTACCACAACTGGATACATCGCCCGATCGCACTGCGCCCGGGGTCCCCACACCGCCGGCCCCTTGGACCGGTTCAGCATCCGGAACTGAATTCGAGACGCATCCGTCGCCTGGCCCATCACACCCCCAAGCGCATCAACCTCTCGAGCCACCACTCCCTTGGCGACTCCCCCGACGGCGGGGTTGCAGCTCATTTGGCCAATGCGGGTCAGGTCGGGCGAAAGAAGAAGAGTTCGCACCCCGGCACGGGCAGCCGCCGCCGCCGCCTCTGTCCCAGCATGGCCCCCGCCCACAACGATTACGCCGTACTCTTTACGCATCGAACCCTCTTGGCACTACCTGCACGTTTCTACTCCACCTTTGGACTCAACGCTCGATCGTGAACCCGTCACTCTCAGTGGGAAGAGTACACGTTACGACCTCCAGACGTTCTACCTCGGACATGGGTGGCCCTCGTCTGATCGACTTCTCGAATCTCTCGAGCTCCTCGGCCGTCGCCCGCGCCATCAACTCTACCCCACCA from Longimicrobiales bacterium includes:
- a CDS encoding AAA family ATPase, producing MAHVIAIANQKGGVGKTTTAINLGASLAVAEKRTLVLDIDPQGNATSGLGVATGSSRATIYNVLIGQNELYEAVVPDVHFPFLSVVPSTRDLVGAEIELVSALSRETILRQALEPLRDEYDYIIMDCPPSLGLLTINTLTAADSVLIPIQCEFYALEGLSQLLNTVRLVQRGLNPTLDVEGVLLTMFDKRLNLSRQVSEEAREYFGPKVYRSSIPRNVRLAEAPSFGQPIVLYDVLSSGAQAYLSLAHEVINRRSRASVAATAGV
- a CDS encoding M23 family metallopeptidase, whose protein sequence is MLLPDGGETRTLTVSYRHLRALAATCSVVALLLTIMAGSWWYLAARATGVGELQAEVEIMTRDRARTRALVRRLESIEEQYGALRTMFGAAQPEQRTGLWLSPVSAPRRDDGGERERRGGATRPTSWPLSERGFVTQELHGGKNAQHPGLDIAVASDSYIRASGGGTIVDVGEDAVYGLFVVIDHGEGYVTLYGHASMTLVSLGQPVRERQVVALSGSTGRSTGPHLHFEVLVEGEPVDPMTLVEQPG
- a CDS encoding acylphosphatase; protein product: MESDTPVECGWIVRGTVQGVGFRWWAHREAKRYGIVGLVRNRLDGGVELMARATAEELERFEKSIRRGPPMSEVERLEVVTCTLPTESDGFTIER
- a CDS encoding Nif3-like dinuclear metal center hexameric protein; its protein translation is MKLESLLQYLDGYLGISGHPDYATALNGLQVEGPTEVTKVVTAVDASQASITAAAALGADLMIVHHGIFWDGHLPLTGRLGRRARALFEANIGLYSCHLPLDSHAEVGNCILLARAIGVTPLGRIGDYKGARLGWWGETNEPISLEGLQGRVSVAVCGGRVEVLRGGPQQILRVGVLTGGGGAFVREAAELGLHAFVTGEGSHHTYFDAGEFGIHVLFAGHYATETFGVRALAQHLGERFGLESQFLDQPTGL
- a CDS encoding ParB/RepB/Spo0J family partition protein → MARDRLGKGLGALLGEYLEPEVADGEVRKLPLSSVIPNPMQPRRVFTDSELGGLTSSIRENGLLQPLVVRPAPGTADRYQLVAGERRFRAVNKLEWTEVPVVVREADDETLLVLALVENLQREALNPLEEAEGYQALAERFGMKQVDIARSVGKDRSTVANLLRLLNLPSSIRKLVEAGDLSQGHARALLTVEDPAQARELARRAAKEGWSVREVERRAAGSARKRPAGGKLKSPVVQAIEGALQDHLQTRVEVRVARGGKGSIHIQYHNDEDFERVFELIAGKLMSEIVE
- a CDS encoding polymer-forming cytoskeletal protein, with amino-acid sequence MARDRDSAATPSESVISIIGPGMTIVGDCETDGTLRVEGSVEGYIKAGKAVVIGKKGVVSGDITTQDAVISGRVEGTLVAASRLELQSTCHIEGDVHTRRMQLEEGAVLNGSVHMGSESPRAIEKAAPGERTRSTPDLGKAAAIPSRG
- the mnmG gene encoding tRNA uridine-5-carboxymethylaminomethyl(34) synthesis enzyme MnmG, coding for MRKEYGVIVVGGGHAGTEAAAAAARAGVRTLLLSPDLTRIGQMSCNPAVGGVAKGVVAREVDALGGVMGQATDASRIQFRMLNRSKGPAVWGPRAQCDRAMYPVVVRRILDRLPMLDLFQDMVDDLVVDSGRAVGVRTRGGLVFQGQSVVVTTGTFLRGRIHVGGESGVEAGRAGEAPSVALAEGLEGLGLEVARFKTGTPPRVDGRTVDFSKTERQDGDDLLYRFAAYAQEVIPEQRPCWITYAGGELKDVVTRNLMKSALYGGEIAGRGPRYCPSIEDKIVRFPNAPRHQVFLEPEGLDTTELYVNGLSTSLPAEVQLEFLRTIPGMEEVVMTKVGYAIEYDYFPPHQLRHTLELRDVPGLFFAGQINGTTGYEEAAGQGVLAGINAAMQVRGDAPMVLERDEAYIGVLIDDLVTRGVDEPYRLFTSRAEFRLLLRQDNAPRRLGTLAEQRGLLTTSQNAALRRRLVDEDRVLVWFENTSIPATAAAPVLKRSGSTGIPHAVRAVELLKRPKVSAADLIAIAPDPPPGDVSEEVLAAVEVELKYKGYVQRERERALRLRGQAGFHLDENLPYEAFETLSYEAREKLARVRPGSLAQAGRIPGVSPADLQNLVLEVRRLRSGAPPAN